Proteins from one Bombus affinis isolate iyBomAffi1 chromosome 1, iyBomAffi1.2, whole genome shotgun sequence genomic window:
- the LOC126914658 gene encoding DNA polymerase interacting tetratricopeptide repeat-containing, protein of 47 kDa: MEGTSKEGSKVWTDNERLKLASKLDAELDEYISNLEKKSYTEGWPEDRWEEEMEKHPFFMKKTPEPGEELSPLMEGLQQLKYGEDENTPEELANNYKEDGNFNFKYKNYRLGILSYTEGIRTKCKDIDLMAQLYNNRAAAHFMLKNYRSSLNDCKLALRLKPKYIKVLNRAATCCFHIKDYEQCIDFCDRLLDESPTDKIMLYLKSQAVVEGERLKRDKRKQDRLEKNLNKKEEELLNIIKGKGVNLEVIEGKRNLNLKDLEPQIPEMAQCSFHLDAQNKLIWPVLILYPETKQTDFIQNFHEDTLLIEQLEQLFNDPPEWDSHRRYTPENINVYFEDKDKCSLHKVNVHQSLGQILQHERFIVRGGTPMFLIFVKSSKAEEGFLAMYV, from the exons ATGGAAGGAACAAGTAAAGAAGGAAGTAAAGTATGGACTGATAACGAAAGATTAAAACTTGCTTCAAAATTAGACGCTGAACTCGATGAATATATTAGTAATTTGGAAAAGAAGAGCTATACCGAAGGATGGCCAGAAGATCGGTGGGAAGAGGAAATGGAAAAACATCCATTTTTCATGAAAAAGACACCGGAACCTGGAGAAGAACTTTCTCCATTGATGGAAGGTTTACAACAGCTCAAATATGGGGAAGATGAGAATACACCCGAGG AACTTGCAAATAATTATAAGGAAGAtggaaatttcaatttcaagtataaaaattatagaTTAGGTATTCTGAGTTACACAGAAGGAATAAGAACTAAATGTAAAGATATTGACTTAATGGCTCAGCTTTATAATAATAGAGCTGCTGCACATtttatgttaaaaaattatag ATCAAGCTTAAATGACTGCAAGCTTGCTTTGAGGTTAAAACCAAAGTACATAAAAGTTTTGAATAGAGCTGCCACTTGTTGTTTTCATATAAAAGATTACGAACAGTGTATTGACTTTTGTGATCGGTTACTCGATGAATCTCCTACTGACAAGATAATGTTATATTTAAAATCACAAGCAGTAGTTGAAGGA gaACGCCTGAAAAGAGATAAAAGAAAACAAGATAGATTAGAAAAGaacttaaataaaaaagaagaagaattactaaatataataaaaggGAAAGGTGTTAATTTAGAAGTGATCGAAgggaaaagaaatttaaatttaaaagatCTAGAACCTCAAATTCCAGAAATGGCACAATGTAGTTTTCATTTGGATGCACAAAATAAGCTCATTTGGCCAGTTCTGATTTTATATCCTGAAACAAAGCAGACAGATTTCATACAAAATTTTCACGAGGATACATT GTTGATAGAACAATTAGAACAGTTATTTAATGATCCACCTGAGTGGGACTCACACAGACGTTATACTCctgaaaatataaatgtttatttTGAGGATAAAGATAAATGTTCTCTGCATAAAGTGAACGTCCATCAGTCTCTAGGGCAAATATTGCAGCACGAGCG aTTTATAGTTCGCGGGGGAACGCCGATGTTTCTAATATTTGTTAAGTCCAGTAAGGCGGAGGAGGGATTTTTAGCTATGTATGTGTGA
- the LOC126914797 gene encoding clarin-2 translates to MTSMFRRGTIFATFFLSLLGGGLVCAALVTQHWVEARPLRTPNPQESAGRVHFGLLQGKKELNVAYGWRTYHISVPQMIKQDPTVMSWGLWISTLTTTSAALVTAGLAALLAVLNTATSPRSKILSDPGVYFINILTLLMCMASTSTWLAQYYTKLYFNVLPKEDIDNMWTSEGSAELGYSFWLVVCAGVVHLISIALVGWGSGRDKIERLETIPALEEKTAAAIMLY, encoded by the exons ATGACGTCGATGTTCCGAAGGGGCACGATCTTTGCTACGTTCTTCTTGTCGTTACTGGGCGGTGGGCTGGTTTGTGCTGCTCTGGTGACGCAACATTGGGTCGAGGCGCGACCCTTAAGAACTCCAAATCCTCAAGAAAGCGCTGGCAGAGTTCACTTCGGCCTTCTTCAAGGAAAAAAGGAACTAAACGTCGCTTATGGCTGGAGGACATATCATATCTCTG TACCTCAAATGATCAAGCAAGATCCGACGGTGATGTCCTGGGGACTGTGGATCAGCACTCTAACAACGACCTCAGCTGCACTTGTCACCGCTGGCCTGGCTGCTTTACTCGCCGTTCTGAACACAGCCACTTCTCCTAGATCTAAGATCCTTTCTGATCCTggagtatattttataaatatcttaaCAC TACTAATGTGCATGGCGAGTACGAGCACTTGGCTGGCGCAGTATTACACGAAGCTATACTTCAACGTGCTTCCAAAGGAGGATATTGATAATATGTGGACCAGCGAAGGTTCTGCCGAGCTTGGTTATTCATTTTG GCTGGTTGTTTGTGCTGGTGTGGTGCATTTAATCAGCATAGCATTGGTAGGCTGGGGCTCAGGACGAGACAAAATCGAACGCCTGGAGACAATTCCCGCACTGGAGGAAAAGACCGCCGCGGCAATAATGCTGTATTGA